AATCCGGTCGGACTTTCCGAGCAGTTTTCATCGGAGCGGCAGTCTTTCTGATTGGTAATCTCATCTGTATTCACTAAACAATCTTTGATGACATTTTCTAGTGCAAGAAAAGACCAAGATTATTTTTTCATGTTAACTTAAAGTTAGTTCTTTAGCCTAATTTGTCAATTTTCTCCACTACAATTTTTACTAATATTTTGCTATGTTGTCACTTTTTGATTTGGCAGGAGCTGCAGCCACATACATGAGGTTTTTTCCTTATATTAGGAAGAACTATGACTATGGAATCGTGATATTTCTCTTGACCTTCAACCTAATAACCGTGTCAAGCTACCGCGTCGAAAATGTCTTGAAGATTGCGCATGAGAGATTCTACACCATTGCCATAGGCTGTGGTATCTGCCTAATGATGAGTCTACTGGTATTTCCTAATTGGTCAGGAGAAGAGCTCCATAATTCCACAGTGTTCAAGCTTGAAGGCCTAGCTAGAGCTATTGAAGGTATATGCAAAGTTGCTTATCATCATGATCATATTTTTGACCTCTGCATCCAAGTTTTAATCTCCCTGCCCATAttttagattagattagaatattgttcaaataaaaataataataatatcaatAACTAAACCTGCCATGATTCAAagtattttgggatttttgatgTTGCAGCTTGTGTGAATGAGTACTTTAGGGAAGAAACAGAACTAAACCAAGACAAATCAACAGAGGATCCCATATATGAAGGTTATAAGGCTGTTTTGGACTCCAAGTCTCTGGATGAAACCATGGTAATTGTGTTTCTTGGAAATGTTTGGTTTCGTTTATATTTGATATTCAACTTGACGGATACGTGAAATCTTTGGTGTTGCAATTTGAGCAGGCCTTACATGCAAGTTGGGAACCAAGGCATTCAAGACACTGTCACAGATTTCCATGGCAGCGATACGTGAAATTGGGAAACGTTCTTCGACATTTTGGATACACCATTGTAGCTCTACATGGATGTCTAGGAACTGAAATTCAGGTAAAATATGCATCCTAATACAGTTGCCCTATTTGTTAATATTCAttagaagagaagagagagaagacatATAAAGTACGATGATTGTCACGAGAGTTATGATTATGTGCCAGAGAACCCTCATAATCTGCTCATAGTGAACAAGAATATAGGTCACATGTTTCGTGCTGTGATAGATCGCAGATTTGGAAAATAATTTCACAAAAGGGGATCTAATTTTGGCTTTGGTTTTTCTTAATAATTGAGGTACTTTTTTCTACTAAATTTCTGTTGCAGACCCCAAGATCTGTTAGGTTACTCTTCAAGGACCCATGCATTCGCCTTGCAGGAGAAGTATCGAAAGCACTAATGGAACTTTCCAACAGCATGAGAAAACGCCGCCATTGCTCTCCCGAAATACTATCCGATCACCTCCATGAAGCTCTCCAAGACCTAAACACAGCCATAAAATCACAACCAAGACTGTTCCTAGGCTCCAACAGCAACCAGGCTACCAACATGCTTGCCCTAGCAGCTGCACACGCCACACAACAAAAGCAAGGAGTCTCGTTATCAAGCGTGAAAACCGACAGTTCAGCGCTGCTCGAGTGGAAAACAAAGAGGGCTAATGAGCAGGCAAAGGAGCCGGAGAGAAAGTTCTTGAGGCCACAGCTGAGTAAAATTGCCATCACCAGCCTCGAGTTCTCGGAAGCGCTTCCGTTTGCCGCTTTTGCATCTCTGCTGGTGGAGACGGTGGCAAAGTTGGATCATGTGATCGAGGAAGTTGAAGAGTTGGGGAGGATTGCATGCTTCAAAGAGTACGAGCATGGGGATGAGAATATTGTTGTAACTTATGAGAGGCCACCGGTGAATCCTATCCAAAACCATTTGCCTTCCCATGGGGCTGATTAATTATTAAGACTTAATCTGTACAAGGAAGGAAGGATGTCATAATCTGAATATTATTGGCAGTGGTTGGCtaattattgttaatttaaaCTATTTGTCATATATCTTTAGCTTGCTTGTCTCTACAGAACAAATGTTCATTGGATTAGAGAATAATCGGCTCCGAAAGATAGAAACCGCAATAGCCATTCTTAATATTTTTGTTTCCATGAATTTGACAAGGAATCTGTTATGGTTATTGTTAAAACatctttttatttgattattcaGTTCAAACTCAGGTGCAGCTAAACGATTTGGAAAAATGTTAACTTGAAAAAACATGAacgataaaaaatataaaagggcCCAACCGGGTTCGAACCGGTGACCTCTTGATCTGCAGTCAAATGCTCTACCACTGAGCTATGGACCCACTTGCCGTTAACGTCTTAAATTAAATATCTATTGCcataaaaataagg
The nucleotide sequence above comes from Malus sylvestris chromosome 16, drMalSylv7.2, whole genome shotgun sequence. Encoded proteins:
- the LOC126608191 gene encoding aluminum-activated malate transporter 12-like produces the protein MFPKVHAGMEMDMVKDCGKNGGNALKRLQIFAERMKRFPGLVWSTVWTVARDDPRRVIHALKVGLSLTLVSLLYLIQPLFVGIGQNAIWAVMTVVVVLEFTAGATLCKGLNRGLGTLLAGSLAFFIEYIATESGRTFRAVFIGAAVFLIGAAATYMRFFPYIRKNYDYGIVIFLLTFNLITVSSYRVENVLKIAHERFYTIAIGCGICLMMSLLVFPNWSGEELHNSTVFKLEGLARAIEACVNEYFREETELNQDKSTEDPIYEGYKAVLDSKSLDETMALHASWEPRHSRHCHRFPWQRYVKLGNVLRHFGYTIVALHGCLGTEIQTPRSVRLLFKDPCIRLAGEVSKALMELSNSMRKRRHCSPEILSDHLHEALQDLNTAIKSQPRLFLGSNSNQATNMLALAAAHATQQKQGVSLSSVKTDSSALLEWKTKRANEQAKEPERKFLRPQLSKIAITSLEFSEALPFAAFASLLVETVAKLDHVIEEVEELGRIACFKEYEHGDENIVVTYERPPVNPIQNHLPSHGAD